The following DNA comes from Nitratidesulfovibrio sp. SRB-5.
TTGAGGCACCCGTACGATTGATTACTATCGTAAAGGCTGATTCCTTCCCGACTCGCTATTTACTTGTCAAAGAACCGCAGCCTTGCGACCGTCGGCCGGGCCAGTGCCCGAACCATTCTGCCGTACACGCTGTGCGTGCGGGCGGACTTTCAGCTATGCTCCTTTCGGAGACATCCGTCAACACCCTTTCGCGTTTTTTTTCGCGATGGCCGTGTCGACCTTTTGCCCGCCCGGTCCTGCGCAGCCCCTTTGCAGAAGGCGTTGCCGGTTCCGTTCGGCGCGGAGGTGGTTTCTACGCGAAACCCGGATGAAGTCAACACCGTTTTTTCATTTTCTTGAAATTAACATACAACACACCGATAATTCAGACATAAAATCAGGCATGCATTACATCGGAATGTCCCCTTCCGGGGGCGCTCATGCCCATGCGGCGTTCGTGGTCGCCTTCGGGACCACCTGCAAGGGATGCTTTTCACCTTCGCACCGGGACATTCGAGCGGTCCCTGCCGTGCCATCTTCTTCTCGGCTCGCCACCCGCTTGCCGGTCCGCTGGCGCATTCACGCTACCCAATCCGTTTTGCCGACCGCGTCCTGCTTGGCGCTGCCCCTGCCCCCTATATATGTATGCACCAACGAAACGCCCCTTTCATCTCCCCCCCCCGGCTTTGGCGTGCATGCCCGTGCCGGACGTGCCGCCCCTGCCCTCCGGCCTTTCCGTCCTGCCCTGCCGTCCTGAATGGCCTGACTGGCCCGACTACTCCGGCTGGTCCGACTACTCCGGCTGCCTTGGCCGGCCCGCTCATCCTGACAGCCTTGCCCATCCTGGTTGTCCCGCCATCCCTGTTGGTCCGCCATCCTGACTGCCCCGGTTGCCCCGTCCGTCCCGTCCTGCGCACCATGGGGCACGGGGTGGCGCGCCACGGCAAGATAGGCTAGGTATGTGCCCAATCCGCAACCAAGGGAGACACCAATGGGTTTTCTTAACGCCAGCAGCAGCTTCACCCGGTTCCGCATCGCGGACCCGGTGCCCGCCACCCTCTGGCCCACCCTGCCCGACAAGCTGAAGCAGTTCTGCTTCCGCGACATCGACAACACTTCCGACGAACGTTCCTGGGGCTGGGTGTGCTTCGACGACATGCTCGACACGGCCTGGCGCACCGCACCGCCCGAAAAGGGCGGATACATTGCCTTTTCGCTGCGCCAGGACACCAGGCGCATTCCCGCCGCCGTGCTGAAGAAGCACCTGTCCCTTGCCCTGCGCGAGGAAGAGGCCCGCAACAAGGAACAGGGCAAGAAGTTCATCTCGCGCGAGCGCAAGAAGGAACTGAAGGAACAGACCCGGTTGCGCCTGATGTCGCGGTTTCTGCCCATCCCCGCGGAATTCAACGTGCTGTGGGCCATCGACACGGGCATCATCTATTTTGCGTCCACGCAGTCGAAAATGATCGACCTGTTCTCCGACTATTTCACGCTGACCTTCGACCTGCACCTGGAACCGCTGACGCCTTACGCGCTGGCCGCCTCCATGCTGGACGAGGCCGCCATGACCCGCCTGGACACGCTGGAACCCACCCGGTTCGCCGGGTAGGCGCGCCGGACAAGGACATACGATGAGCGACACCCCCTATCTCGGCCAGACCACCGACGTGATCCTGGGCCAGGAATTCCTGACCTGGCTGTGGTACCGCAGCGAAACCGCGCCCGGTTCGTTCCGCATGCCGGACGGCAGCCCCTTTGGCGTGCACATGGAACAGCGCATTTCGGTGCAGGGCGGCGAAGGCGAAAGCCTGGAAACCGCCACCGTCTCCGGCTCCATGTCGCCCCTGCGCGAAGCGCGCATGGGCCTGACCACCGGCAAGAAGGTGACTCGCGCCCTGCTGCGTTTCGAGCGCGAGGCCGATTCGTGGCAGGTCAGCCTGCGGGCCGAGGACTTTTCCCTCAACAGCCTGAAGACCCCCACCGTGGAAAAGGATGGCGAGGGCGGCGACGACGATCCCGACGCCCGTCTGCTGGAAAAGATCTACCTGATCGAAACCTGCCTTGGCTTCCTGGACGAGGTATACCGCCAGTTCATGGAGGTGCGCCTTTCGAAGCGCTGGGCAGAGGAAGTGCGCGACCTGCGCGGGTGGATGGAGCACGAGGCGTAGGGACGGCCCCCGCCCCCCGCCACCACAAGGCTTCAAGGACAATGACGACGTGACCAGCGATCTTCGCGATACCCCGCCAGCGCCGCCCGCCACCACAGACACCCCGGCGGACGGCCACCGCCATGCCGCGCCGCGCCCCGGCCGCATGGCCGCCATGCTGCGTCGCATGGCCCGCAAGCTGGCGTGGATGCTCTTCGTGTTCTGGGGCATCACGATCATCAGCTTCTGGGTCATCCATCTGGCCCCGGGTTCGCCCACGGACATGCAGACCACCATGAACCCGCTGGCCGGGGCGGAAACGCGCAAGCGGCTGGAAGCCCTGTACGGGCTCGATAAGCCGCTGCACGTGCAGTACGTGCAGTGGCTGGGGCGCCTGTCCCGGCTGGACTTCGGCAATTCCATGTCCAGCGACCCGCGCCCGGTGTGGGACAAGATCAAGGAACGGCTGCCGCTTACCGTGGGCATGAACGTGGCCTCGCTGGTGCTCACCCTGCTCTGCGCCATTCCCATCGGGGTGGCGTCCGCCCATTGGCAGGGCAGGCTGTTCGACCGGGCCATGACGGTGCTGGTATTCATAGGCTTTGCCATGCCCGGCTTCTGGCTGGCGCTGCTGCTGATGCTGCTGTTCGGCATCCACCTGCAATGGCTGCCGCTTTCCGGCCTTACATCGCTGGACCATGCCGCCATGTCGCCCTTGGGCAAGGCATGGGACATCATGGCGCACCTGGCCATGCCCATCTTCATTTACACCTTCGGCAGCCTTGCCGGGCTTTCGCGGTTCATGCGCGCCTCCATGCTGGAGGTGCTGCGGCAGGACTACATCCTTACCGCGCGGGCCAAGGGGCTGCCGGTGCGCACGGTGATCTTCCGCCATGCGCTGCGCAACGCGCTGCTGCCGGTCATCACCATCCTGGGGCTTTCGCTGCCGGGGCTCATCGGCGGCAGCGTGATCATCGAATCCATCTTCGCCCTGCCCGGCCTGGGGCAGCTGTTCTACCAGGCGGTCATGGCGCGCGACTACCCGCTGATCATGGGCAACCTGGTGCTGGGCGCGGTGCTGACGCTGGTCGGCAACCTGTTGGCGGACCTGTGCTACGGCCTGGCCGACCCGCGCATCCGGCTCACCGGAGGCTCGGGCGGTGACGGCGCGGGGAACGGCGACGGGGGCAACGCATGAGCGCCGCCGACCTGATCTCACCCCGCCGCTGGCTGCTTTTCTGGACGCGCCACCCCATGCTGGCCACCGGCCTGTCGCTGGTGCTGGCCATGTCCGCGGCGGCCCTGCTGGCCCCGTGGATAGCCCCGCACGACCCCACCGCGCTGAACCTGACGGCCATCCTGCAACCGCCGTCTTCCGCGCACCCGCTGGGCACCGACGCCCTGGGCCGCGACGTGCTTTCGCGCATGCTGCACGGGGCGCGGGTATCGTTGTGGGTGGGCTTCGTCTCGGTGGGCATCTCCGTTGCCATCGGCCTCGCGCTGGGGCTGGCGGCGGGCTATTTCGGCGGGTTGGCGGACGAACTTATCATGCGCTGCGTGGACATCATGCTGTGCTTTCCCTCGTTCTTCCTGATCCTTGCGGTCATCGCCTTCCTGGAGCCCAGCCTGCTGAACATCATGGCGGTGATCGGGCTCACCTCGTGGATGGGCGTGGCCCGGCTGGTGCGCGCGGAAACCCTGTCCCTGCGCGAGCGCGACTTCATCGCCGCCGCCCGGCTGGCCGGGGCGGGGCCCGTGCGCATCCTTTGCCTGCACGTGCTGCCCAACGCCGTGGCCCCGGTGCTGGTTTCCGCCACGCTGGGCGTGGCCGGGGCCATCCTGACCGAATCGGCCCTGAGCTTTCTGGGGCTTGGCGTGCAGCCGCCCATGCCCAGCTGGGGCAACATGCTGCTGGAGGGCAAGGACGTGCTGGAAATAGCCCCGTGGCTGTCGGTGTTTCCCGGTTGCGCCATCCTGCTCACCGTGCTCGGCTACAATCTGCTGGGTGAAAGCCTGCGCGACCTGCTGGACCCGCGCCTGAAGCGCTAGGCCATGCGCATCGCCTGCGTCGGCACGCACCTGGCCGCCAGCTTCCGGCGCATGGGGCACGAGGTGCTGGACCTGCACCCGCCCGGCGGCATCGTGGACATCGCCGCCCTGCTGGATGCGCACGGCTTCGCGCCCGATCTGCTGGTGCAGCAGGAAACGCTGGGCGCTCGGGTGATCCTGGCCGAGCTGGAAACCCTGCGCTGCCGCAAGGCGTACTGGGCCATCGACAGCCATCTGAACATGCACTGGCATCGCCACTACGCGCGGCTGTTCGACGTGCTGTTCACCCCCCACCTTTCGCTGTTCCGGGCGCTGCCGCCGCAGTGGCGCCATCCGCAGGCCGTGCACCTGGCCATGAGCGGGCACGCCCGCCCGTGGCAGCCCCACGCCGGGCGCGGCCACGACGTCTCCATGGTGGGCGTGCTGGACAAGCACCGCCCCCTGCGCGGCTGGCTGGCCGAACTTCTGCGGGGCCGGTTCGGCGTGCAGGCCCGACAGGGCGTGCCCTTTGCCGAAATGCTGGCCCTCTACGGCGATACGCGCATCATTCCCAATGAATCCATCGGGTTCGAGGTCAATTTTCGCCTCACTGAAGGGGCCTCGTGCGGGGCCTGCGTGCTCACGCCAGACGTGGGGCCGGACCAGGATGCGCTGTTCGACGACGGGCACGAAATGGTGGTCTACGCCGACGGTCTGGACCTGTTGGAAAAACTGCGCTTCCTGCTGCGCAGGCCGGATGTGGCCGAGCGCATTGGCCGGGCCGCCTGGGAACGGGTGCAGGCGCAACATTTGCCGGACCACCGGGCCGCCACCATGCTGGAGGCCGTAGGTTCGACGCCGGGCAATGCCGCCACCGGCATGGCGGGTGCCGAAGCCCTGTGGCTGACGCTGTTCCACCGCATGCGCACCGACGTGCTGGACCTGCCCCCGGACGCGGTGCCCAACGCCCTGGACGACTTGCCCGAAACGCCGGAAAGCATGGCCGCGCGGCTGCGTGCCGTGGCGGAACCGCCCAGAGGACAGACGCCGCTGCCGGTGCGCGAAACACCGGCCCTGGCCGACGTGCTCGACCGGCTGCTGGCCACCGGTGCCCACGCGGAGGATCTGGACGTCAACGTTGCCGCCGCCGGGGCAGCCCTGGTACGCGGCGACCTGAAGGCCGCCAAACCCTTCTGGTACCGCCTGCACCAGGCCCGGCAACTGCGCCAGCCGGACAAACCGCAGTCCGTCTACCACGCCTGCCTGCTGTGGGCGGAACTGCTGCGCCGCGAAGGCCGCGACGCCCAGCCGGGCTTCACCTATGATCCGGAGCGCCACTGCCCGGAAGCCGCCTTCGAGATGCTGGTGCTGGCGCAACGCCACAACGGCGGCGACCTTGAATGGATGCGGGGGGTTGAGCGCTTGACTTCGCGCCGCAAGGCGCTCACTTTTTACAGGCTCGGCATTCTGGCGCGCCTTGCGCTGGAACCCGGCGCGCCGTGGCGCACCCAGGCGGAGTACGGTCTGACCTGCCTGCGCGCCTACCGCGTCGAGCAGGGACTGCACGAACTGGCCGAGGCCGGACGCCGCGCCACGGCGGAAGGGCAGCAACGGGCCTTCCTGCGCCTGCTGGACGGGTACGCCCCCGGCGGGCACCTGCGCCGGGGACTGGATGTGGCCCCCGCCGCATCGCCGGCCATGCCATCCGCCACGCCACCGGACGCCGAAGCCGACATTTCACCGGACGCCATCGCCGCCCCCCCGGCGGACGGCGGCGACCGGACCTGAGCAAGGACACCTCATGCTGGAATACCTGCGCATTCGGGACCTCGCGCTCATCGAGGACATGGAACTGGATTTCGCCCCCGGCCTCAACGCCCTTACCGGCGAAACGGGCGCGGGCAAAAGCTTCATCCTCAAGGCGCTCAATTTTCTCATCGGCGACCGGCTTGCCTCGGACATGGTCCGCCCCGGCAAGGAAAAGGCCCACGTGGAGGCCCTGTTCGCCCTGCCCGACGGCGACATGGTGCTGCGCCGCGAACTGACGGCGGACACGGGCCGCAGCCGCCTGTTCATCAACGACCGGCTCAGCTCGCAGGACGCGGTGCGCGACATGCGCGCCTCGCTGGTGGTGCACACCAGCCAGCACGGTCAGCAGAAGCTGCTGCAACCCGCCTTCCAGGCCCGGTTGCTGGACGAATTCCTGAACCGGCCCGATCTGCTGGCCGCTCGCGACGATGCGGTGAAGGGGCTGCGCGAGGTGGCCGCCAGACGCGAGGAACTGGCCGCCCGCGCCCGCTCGCTGGAAGACCGGCGCGACGTGCTGGAATTCCAGCAGCGCGAGATCGACAAGGTGGCCCCCGAGGCGGGCGAGGAAGACCGGCTGGAAGAACGCCGCCGCGCCCTGCGCGACGTGGCATCTGCCCAGCAGGCGCAGGAACGCGCCCTGGCCGTGCTGCGCGGCGAGGACGGCCCCGGCGTGGCCGAGGCCCTGGGCCTGCTGGAACGGGCGCTGGACGGTCTGGCCCGCCTGCACGGCTCGGGCAGCGGCGACGCCACCACCGGGTCCGGCGACGCCTCCGGCTGGGCTGGCGACGTGGCCACCATCTCCGCCTTCCGGCAGGGGCTGTCCGACCTGGAACGCCGCCTGCGCCGCCGCCCCGCCCCCGCCGCGTCCGATGGCGACGACGACATGGACGTGGAAGCCATCGAAAAACGGCTCTACGAACTTGCCCAGCTGAAACGCAAACTTCGCCGCACCCTGGACGAAATCGTGGACCTGCGGCGCGAGATCGAGGAAAATCTTTCGTTTCTCGATGCATGCCGTCTGGACCTGCGCACCCTGGAGCGCGAGGAAGAGGCCCGGAAGGAAGAGCTGTGCGCCGTGCTGGCTGAACTGAATCCCGCCCGGCAAGAAGCCGCGATCCGGCTGGCCCAGGCGCTGGAGGGCGAACTGGCGGGCCTGGGCTTTTCCGAACATGTGCGCGTGACCTTCGACTTCACCCCGCACGAGCCGTGGCCCGGCTGCGTGGAGGACCGGGCGCGCCTGATGTGGGTGCCCAACCCCGGCCAGCCGCCGCAGCCGCTGGACCGCATAGCCTCCGGCGGCGAACTTTCGCGCTTTCTGCTGGCGGTGGTGGGGCTGATGGCCCGCGACGAAACCGCCACCCTGATTTTCGACGAAGTGGATTCCGGCGTGGGCGGGCTGACCCTGAACCGCGTCTCCGAGCGGCTGGCCGCGCTGGCCGGACGCAGGCAGGTGATCCTGATCACCCACTGGCCGCAACTGGCCGCCCGCGCTGGCCGTCACTTCCAGGTCAGCAAGGAGGTGGCGGACAATGCCACCTTCACCCTGTGCCGCAGGCTGGATGGCGAGGACATCCGCAAGGAGCTGGCACGCATGGCCGGGGGCGGCGGACAGGGCGAAGCCATGGCCCGGGAGCTGATTTCATGATATCGCTCGGCCATTAAGGCCATGATATCCGGTTGACAAGCCGCCCGCCAACGGACAGAGACGTGAACACCCCCACGTGCGAATGGGGGATTACACCCAGTTTCGTCCCCCCGCAGAATGCCGCCCGCAGGAACCTGCCATGACCGACGCGCGAAACCATGAACCGACGCAAGGCCTGCCGCCCGACGAGCGCCTGGCCGCCTACGTGGCCTGCCTTGCCGCCACCAAGGACCGCCGCGCCGTGCGCGAGGTGGTGGAGCGTGAGGTGCTGCTCTGCCTCATCCGCACCAACAGCGACCGCATCAACGAATACCCGCTGCTGGAAACGCAGCAGCGGTCCATCATCGAAATAATGGCCGCCCGCGGCGCCGTGGACCCGCTGCACGGGCACATCCGCAAGCTGGTGGGCGAATTCGTGGCCCAGTTGGGGCAGTATGCCAAGCCGGGCGGTGGCGATTCCAGCCAGGTGCGCACGCGGCTGGTGAACACCGAAACCCAGTTGCTGAAATGCGTGCAGGGCGTGGTGTACACCACGGCCCTGTGCACCGACAATTTCATCGAAACCCTGGTTCGCGCCTACGGCGAAGATGCCCTTGGCCCCTCGGACGCGGTGACAGAATCCACCGAACTGGACGAGCAGTTCTGGCGCAAGCACTTCGAGCATTTCGTGGTGCGCATGGTGGACGAGGCCTATGACGCCATCATGACGCAGGAAGCGTTCACCCTGTCCAAGGAACGTTCGCTGCTGGTCATCCGCTACCCCTTCGACGCCCTGCTGGAACGGCTGTGCCGCACGCCGAAACCGCTGGACAAGACGCGCGTGCAGACCCTGTTCGAGTTCGAGACGCGCGACTTCGCCAGCCGCAAGGCGCGCAAGCTGGTGCACGACATCCTGCAAGGCATGGCCGCCAGGCCCGACTATTCCTTTGCCTCGGGCGACATCGATTTCATCAGCCAGATCGTGTGCATAGACCCCGCAGCCCGGGAAATGGAAAAGCTGCAAACGCTCCTGCTGTCTGGCGGCCTGCCGGGTGACGCCACGAGCGGCGCGCCGGGCGAGGCCCCCGGCACGGAAGGCGAGGCCCCCGCGACACCCGCGCCAGAGGTCAACGCCGAGCAGGTGCAGTTCCTGCGTGAACAGGTGGTGGGCATGGCTTGCAGCGTGGCCATCACCCTGAACCTGCTGCGCGAGGACTTCTTGCGCGCGCTGGACGGTTTTTCGCCCAAGGAAACGGCCATAGTGCGCCGCACCCTGGGTGATTTTTCGCTGCCGTGCCTGGGCAGGGCCCTGCAATCGCTGCTGGAATTCCAGTTCGTCACCCTGTTGCGCCGCCGCGCGGGCGAGGACATGGGCAAGATCCACATCCGCACCCGCAAGGAACGGCGCACCTCGGTGGCAGCCGTGGAGACCCTGTTCGATTCCGGGCTGACGCGCATCCGGCGCAACAAATTGTGGCAGCCGGACCCCGGCAGGCCCACCATGCAGTTGTTCCGCCCGCAGACGGCCACGGAACTGGAATCGCTGCTGCACCTGTTGCAGATAGAGCCGCAACTGGCCCGTGAAATTGGTTCGCTGTGGACCGACGCCTCGTTCCGGGTGGAATTTGCCCTGTACATCAGCCTGGACCTGCTGTCGCGCTCCACCACAAACCTGAACCAGCGCCTGGCCGAACTGCTGTCCCGCTTCGGCATCACCCGGTTGTAGCCGGGCCATGGCGGCAGCCCGCCGCGCCCGGCATCCGCCCCCTTCCGCCCATTCCGCAATGCAATGCCGCCCCGGAGGTTTCCCTCCGGGGCGGCTGCTGTTCATGTCCGGGGACAAACGCGATCACGCGTTGCCGCTGCTCTCGGTGCCCTTTCCGGCCTTCCCGGATTTGGCGGGCTTGGCGGGCTTGGCGTCGCCCGTCTTCTTCGGAGCGGCCTTGGCCGCGCCGCGCTTTTCGGCTGCGGCGGCCTTGCCGGGCTTGGCGGTCGTATCGGATTTGGTGACCGTATCGGATTTGGCCGTCTGGCCGGAAGGCTTTTCCTTCGTGGGGGCATTGCCCTTGCCAGGCGTGGCGTTGCCGGTCTTGCCTTCCTTCGCCTTGGGGGATTTGCCCGGCGTGGCGGCCTTTTCCTCTCCCGCCTTCTTCGGGGCGGAGGTCTTTTTGGCGGAGGGCTTCGAGGCAGCGGGCTTCGGGGCCGCCCCCTTGCGGGTGGCGGGCTTTGCGCCTGCCTTGCCGCCCCGCCCCTTGCGCGGCGCGTTCTCGAACGGTTCCGGCAATTCCGTGGGCATGGGATCGTCCCAACCCGCGTCGGTGGTGGAACGCGCCCTGGCCTTGCGCGACGTGCGGTCGGCATGGGCGGCGGCAGACGGCACCGTGGCCGCCGCGCGGTCACCGCGACCGATGGCGTCACGCGTACCGCGTCCGGCATCACCACGCGTACCGCGTCCGGCATCATCACCAGATTCGCGACCCGCCCTTGGCTCTTCGCCACGGCCAGGGCCGCGCCCGCCGCGTGCCCCCCGGTCGCCACGGCCTGCACCGCCGGCACGACCGGCATTCCAGTCCCGCCCGCCCCGGTCACGCCCGGCGGGCCGGGGCTTCTTGGCCCCCGTGGACGCCACGGCGTCCGGACCGGCCAGCGCCAGATTCACTTCCAGCCGGGCCACGTTGACCTCGGCCAGACGCACGGTCACGGTCTGTCCCAGACGGAAGCTGCGGCCCGTGCGCTCGCCCACCAGTTCCTGCCGCTCCGGCAGGTAGCCGTAGTAGTCGTCGTCCAGCGACGACAACCGCACCATGCCCTCGGCCATCACCTCGTTGAATTCCACGAAGAAGCCGAAGTCGATGATGCCGGAAATGACCCCGGTGAACTCCTCGCCCACCCGTTCGGACAGGAACAGCACGGTGATGCGCTTGAGTATCTCGCGCTCGGCCTCCATGGCCACGCGCTCGTTGGTGTTCAGGGTGTCGGCGATGGTCAGCAGGGCCCGCTCGCCCGGCAGCGGCCCGTTCACCGGCAGTCCCAGGGTGCGCCGCAGGGCGCGGTGCACCACCAGGTCCGCGTAGCGGCGGATGGGCGAGGTGAAGTGGCAGTAGCACTCGGAGGCAAGGCCGAAATGTCCTTCGTGGTCGGGCGCATAGCGGGCCTGCATCATGGTGCGCAGGGCCATGCGGTTGACCAGGA
Coding sequences within:
- the rdgC gene encoding recombination-associated protein RdgC; this encodes MGFLNASSSFTRFRIADPVPATLWPTLPDKLKQFCFRDIDNTSDERSWGWVCFDDMLDTAWRTAPPEKGGYIAFSLRQDTRRIPAAVLKKHLSLALREEEARNKEQGKKFISRERKKELKEQTRLRLMSRFLPIPAEFNVLWAIDTGIIYFASTQSKMIDLFSDYFTLTFDLHLEPLTPYALAASMLDEAAMTRLDTLEPTRFAG
- a CDS encoding ABC transporter permease; this encodes MAAMLRRMARKLAWMLFVFWGITIISFWVIHLAPGSPTDMQTTMNPLAGAETRKRLEALYGLDKPLHVQYVQWLGRLSRLDFGNSMSSDPRPVWDKIKERLPLTVGMNVASLVLTLLCAIPIGVASAHWQGRLFDRAMTVLVFIGFAMPGFWLALLLMLLFGIHLQWLPLSGLTSLDHAAMSPLGKAWDIMAHLAMPIFIYTFGSLAGLSRFMRASMLEVLRQDYILTARAKGLPVRTVIFRHALRNALLPVITILGLSLPGLIGGSVIIESIFALPGLGQLFYQAVMARDYPLIMGNLVLGAVLTLVGNLLADLCYGLADPRIRLTGGSGGDGAGNGDGGNA
- a CDS encoding ABC transporter permease, whose translation is MSAADLISPRRWLLFWTRHPMLATGLSLVLAMSAAALLAPWIAPHDPTALNLTAILQPPSSAHPLGTDALGRDVLSRMLHGARVSLWVGFVSVGISVAIGLALGLAAGYFGGLADELIMRCVDIMLCFPSFFLILAVIAFLEPSLLNIMAVIGLTSWMGVARLVRAETLSLRERDFIAAARLAGAGPVRILCLHVLPNAVAPVLVSATLGVAGAILTESALSFLGLGVQPPMPSWGNMLLEGKDVLEIAPWLSVFPGCAILLTVLGYNLLGESLRDLLDPRLKR
- a CDS encoding glycosyltransferase, translated to MRIACVGTHLAASFRRMGHEVLDLHPPGGIVDIAALLDAHGFAPDLLVQQETLGARVILAELETLRCRKAYWAIDSHLNMHWHRHYARLFDVLFTPHLSLFRALPPQWRHPQAVHLAMSGHARPWQPHAGRGHDVSMVGVLDKHRPLRGWLAELLRGRFGVQARQGVPFAEMLALYGDTRIIPNESIGFEVNFRLTEGASCGACVLTPDVGPDQDALFDDGHEMVVYADGLDLLEKLRFLLRRPDVAERIGRAAWERVQAQHLPDHRAATMLEAVGSTPGNAATGMAGAEALWLTLFHRMRTDVLDLPPDAVPNALDDLPETPESMAARLRAVAEPPRGQTPLPVRETPALADVLDRLLATGAHAEDLDVNVAAAGAALVRGDLKAAKPFWYRLHQARQLRQPDKPQSVYHACLLWAELLRREGRDAQPGFTYDPERHCPEAAFEMLVLAQRHNGGDLEWMRGVERLTSRRKALTFYRLGILARLALEPGAPWRTQAEYGLTCLRAYRVEQGLHELAEAGRRATAEGQQRAFLRLLDGYAPGGHLRRGLDVAPAASPAMPSATPPDAEADISPDAIAAPPADGGDRT
- a CDS encoding DNA repair protein RecN translates to MLEYLRIRDLALIEDMELDFAPGLNALTGETGAGKSFILKALNFLIGDRLASDMVRPGKEKAHVEALFALPDGDMVLRRELTADTGRSRLFINDRLSSQDAVRDMRASLVVHTSQHGQQKLLQPAFQARLLDEFLNRPDLLAARDDAVKGLREVAARREELAARARSLEDRRDVLEFQQREIDKVAPEAGEEDRLEERRRALRDVASAQQAQERALAVLRGEDGPGVAEALGLLERALDGLARLHGSGSGDATTGSGDASGWAGDVATISAFRQGLSDLERRLRRRPAPAASDGDDDMDVEAIEKRLYELAQLKRKLRRTLDEIVDLRREIEENLSFLDACRLDLRTLEREEEARKEELCAVLAELNPARQEAAIRLAQALEGELAGLGFSEHVRVTFDFTPHEPWPGCVEDRARLMWVPNPGQPPQPLDRIASGGELSRFLLAVVGLMARDETATLIFDEVDSGVGGLTLNRVSERLAALAGRRQVILITHWPQLAARAGRHFQVSKEVADNATFTLCRRLDGEDIRKELARMAGGGGQGEAMARELIS